In Candidatus Ozemobacteraceae bacterium, one genomic interval encodes:
- a CDS encoding CsgG/HfaB family protein: protein MRSCRRIARMVLLMVGIFLVVGARVEARPRIAVLPFANPSGFDSSYPIGSGLAQMLKQRLMQAGKVLVVEREELKAMKDELNLAQDGFFDVSTIQAKGGFQGADYILRGKVMDFGHFQRDTGLGTLGKLAGGFMHTKVTAYVRLSVEVIDLKNGRLVFSDNAEARHDKTGAVLLAGDLKKALGAALKLGSSEFDASMIGQATRKALDRVMSRLNGLFRLEARVQAVSPEGIVIDMGTSSGLSEGREGVLYGVTEIRNRAGVVVWCSKKELGTVRVTDVQPDGSMATVPPGVTASEGDIVSFEAR, encoded by the coding sequence ATGAGGTCGTGTCGTCGAATTGCGCGTATGGTTCTCCTGATGGTCGGAATCTTTCTCGTGGTCGGGGCCCGGGTCGAGGCCCGACCGCGGATCGCCGTCCTTCCGTTCGCGAACCCGTCTGGATTCGATTCCAGCTATCCGATCGGGTCGGGGCTCGCTCAAATGCTGAAACAGCGGCTGATGCAGGCCGGAAAGGTGCTCGTCGTCGAACGGGAAGAACTGAAGGCGATGAAGGACGAGCTCAACCTCGCGCAGGACGGCTTCTTCGACGTCTCGACGATCCAGGCCAAGGGCGGGTTCCAGGGCGCCGATTACATCCTGCGAGGCAAGGTGATGGATTTCGGCCATTTCCAGCGGGACACCGGACTCGGGACCCTAGGCAAGCTCGCCGGCGGCTTCATGCACACGAAGGTCACGGCATACGTTCGCCTCAGCGTCGAAGTGATCGATCTGAAGAACGGCCGGCTCGTGTTTTCCGACAATGCCGAAGCCCGTCACGACAAGACCGGAGCGGTTCTTCTCGCCGGCGACCTGAAAAAGGCCCTCGGTGCGGCTCTGAAACTCGGCTCCTCCGAGTTCGACGCGTCGATGATCGGCCAGGCCACGAGAAAGGCGCTCGATCGGGTGATGTCGCGCCTGAACGGCCTGTTTCGGCTGGAGGCCCGGGTGCAGGCGGTCAGCCCGGAGGGCATCGTCATCGACATGGGAACCTCGAGCGGCCTCTCGGAGGGCCGGGAAGGCGTCTTGTATGGGGTGACGGAGATCCGTAACCGCGCAGGCGTGGTTGTCTGGTGTTCGAAGAAAGAGCTCGGGACCGTCCGCGTCACGGACGTGCAGCCCGACGGCTCGATGGCGACGGTTCCGCCGGGCGTCACGGCATCGGAAGGGGATATCGTTTCCTTCGAGGCCCGGTGA
- a CDS encoding GNAT family N-acetyltransferase: MAPTASPPVVDVDRLRPDDRAGVEGVAALEREAFPDDAQTAPNLALMARAGEIWVARRPDDGIVGEAIVIGGVGEPRAFLFSLAVTRSWRRRGIGFMLMHAVLESLTARGVRSLELTVDPENRPALGLYLSRLGCESVEFLSDHFGPGRHRQLLRKILGAGGAE; encoded by the coding sequence ATGGCGCCCACGGCATCTCCGCCTGTTGTCGATGTTGACCGGCTCCGGCCCGATGACCGAGCCGGGGTGGAGGGCGTCGCGGCGCTCGAGCGGGAGGCGTTCCCGGACGATGCCCAGACGGCGCCCAATCTCGCCCTGATGGCACGGGCCGGCGAAATATGGGTCGCCCGTCGCCCTGACGACGGCATCGTCGGCGAGGCGATCGTCATCGGCGGAGTGGGGGAACCGCGGGCGTTTCTTTTCAGTCTCGCCGTGACGCGCTCGTGGCGGCGCCGGGGTATCGGTTTCATGCTGATGCATGCGGTTCTGGAGTCGTTGACGGCCAGAGGAGTGAGAAGCCTCGAACTGACGGTGGATCCGGAAAACCGTCCTGCGCTGGGGTTGTATCTCTCGAGGCTCGGATGCGAGAGCGTGGAGTTCCTTTCGGATCATTTCGGGCCGGGGCGTCACCGGCAGTTGTTGCGGAAAATTCTCGGAGCCGGGGGGGCTGAATGA
- a CDS encoding PQQ-binding-like beta-propeller repeat protein: MIGTTGRAGYQELWQKQLGMIRMMQATSERKALAALTVSGHVVMLDHAGQEMWRTFVGAAMRTISLADTLDVLAVDDSGNSLLIDARGQIQWKKRPAPAVYGLISSDGHYIVLVTREPTVVLADRQGRIRWTYRNLLKVPAALDISASGLTVAFACRDERGEGLQAVAIDGRHYDAFMGLDPIQDLAVSADGQVTVALDRGKGIFCINCVKSFGIWKGKLNADFSGVSYADQTKQTLLYSREGLLTILNAEGQPAWEHRFPEPLIRARLTSDGQTIWYATPEGRVGCLVSTASRDFSRLEFLDVEPPPADGASVPAFRKIWQIDLAGGAGASRKPFVRTWLGADQIEYALVWDGRDTLHCRNDVGDEIWTARLPAGDVADIAVSAVADLAIAVGKNGVVGFRSDGSEACRFFGNFRAAHLFASGALLLLDEKGTVHYHRHPGQPVKTIECGETVAALLGSEHYARLVGKSRVACVDPEGNIVHDIELPAEPMFHRMDASGKELVAGLRSGDVLVIGEKADILRRASVEGGAKQVVIHKTEDAMFIGGAAGDGVTILRSGDGTRIRLPLTGGVSGMCLNRQGAVIATGIDELILVAPDGRVLARTTFPDRILQVLPCRIDGSVYVLGESGFGKYSPGAEGRDTPSAIGFLEV, from the coding sequence ATGATCGGTACGACGGGGCGGGCTGGCTACCAGGAACTGTGGCAGAAACAGCTCGGCATGATCCGCATGATGCAGGCCACGAGCGAGCGCAAGGCCCTCGCGGCCCTGACCGTATCGGGGCATGTCGTCATGCTCGACCACGCCGGGCAGGAGATGTGGCGCACCTTCGTCGGGGCCGCCATGCGCACGATCAGCCTGGCCGATACGCTCGACGTCCTCGCGGTCGATGACAGCGGCAATTCCCTGCTGATCGACGCCAGGGGCCAGATCCAGTGGAAGAAGCGTCCGGCGCCGGCGGTATACGGGCTCATCAGCTCCGACGGGCACTACATCGTCCTCGTGACGCGCGAGCCGACCGTCGTTCTGGCTGACCGGCAAGGCCGCATACGCTGGACCTACCGGAATCTTCTCAAGGTTCCGGCCGCTCTCGACATCTCGGCGAGCGGGCTGACCGTCGCGTTCGCCTGTCGCGACGAACGCGGCGAGGGACTTCAGGCCGTGGCGATAGACGGTCGGCATTACGACGCATTCATGGGCCTCGACCCGATCCAGGATCTCGCCGTCAGCGCCGACGGACAGGTCACCGTCGCGCTCGACCGCGGCAAGGGTATTTTCTGCATCAACTGCGTGAAGAGCTTCGGTATCTGGAAAGGGAAGTTGAATGCGGATTTCTCCGGCGTCTCCTACGCCGACCAGACGAAACAGACGCTCCTCTATTCCCGGGAAGGCCTTCTGACCATTCTCAACGCCGAAGGCCAGCCCGCCTGGGAACACCGGTTTCCCGAGCCTCTGATCCGCGCCCGGCTGACGAGCGACGGCCAGACGATCTGGTATGCGACGCCCGAAGGCCGGGTCGGATGTCTTGTATCGACGGCTTCCCGCGACTTCAGCCGCCTCGAGTTCCTCGACGTGGAGCCCCCTCCGGCTGACGGGGCAAGCGTTCCCGCGTTCAGGAAAATCTGGCAGATCGATCTTGCCGGGGGAGCCGGGGCGTCCCGGAAGCCCTTCGTCCGCACCTGGCTCGGCGCCGACCAGATCGAGTATGCCCTGGTGTGGGACGGCCGCGATACCCTTCACTGCCGGAACGACGTCGGGGATGAAATCTGGACCGCGCGTCTCCCCGCGGGAGACGTCGCGGATATCGCCGTTTCAGCCGTCGCGGATCTCGCCATCGCGGTCGGAAAGAACGGCGTCGTCGGCTTTCGGAGCGACGGAAGCGAGGCCTGCCGCTTTTTCGGAAACTTCCGCGCGGCCCACCTGTTCGCATCCGGAGCCCTTCTGCTTCTCGACGAGAAAGGGACGGTTCACTACCACCGGCATCCCGGACAACCCGTAAAGACCATCGAGTGCGGGGAGACGGTCGCCGCCCTCCTTGGTTCCGAGCATTACGCGAGGCTTGTCGGGAAGAGTCGGGTTGCATGCGTCGATCCCGAAGGAAATATTGTTCACGATATTGAACTTCCCGCCGAGCCGATGTTCCATCGGATGGATGCATCCGGAAAAGAGCTTGTCGCGGGTCTCCGGAGCGGAGACGTGCTGGTGATCGGCGAAAAGGCCGACATCCTTCGCCGGGCGAGCGTCGAGGGCGGGGCAAAGCAGGTCGTCATCCACAAAACCGAGGACGCAATGTTCATCGGCGGCGCCGCCGGCGACGGAGTCACGATCCTCCGGAGCGGCGACGGAACGCGGATACGCCTTCCCCTGACCGGCGGCGTTTCCGGCATGTGCCTCAACAGGCAGGGGGCCGTGATTGCCACGGGAATCGACGAATTGATTCTCGTCGCGCCCGACGGGCGGGTGCTGGCAAGAACGACGTTCCCCGACAGGATCCTCCAGGTGCTCCCCTGCCGGATCGATGGAAGCGTCTACGTTCTCGGCGAGAGCGGGTTCGGAAAATACTCGCCCGGAGCCGAAGGTCGGGACACGCCTTCCGCGATCGGTTTCCTGGAAGTCTGA